One Clavibacter zhangzhiyongii genomic region harbors:
- a CDS encoding sigma-70 family RNA polymerase sigma factor, producing the protein MTGTLRSRALVAASPASRGAASATPAATALPRTAGRSATRSAPVAPTPLGSAVTATATTAERAATGLAAARDEKRRLTHERFVRAAAAAEDPAGDAERRRLHDQIVLDHLELADQLARQHSGRAHDWSDLRQVGYLGLVKAARRYDPGFGAPFVSFAIPTISGEIKRHLRDNGWVVRPPRQIQELRHALLAVVPALTQRLGRTPTDAELAAHTGHPREEVAEALAAHSSLRPASLDFTVHEEEGTSLAETLGADDPGFARAERTVLLDAARGVLSDRDRRILHLRFVDECSQSEIAAELGVTQMQVSRLLARILGRLRAELTRGEPEALPEAAPLAEVSPIRAGVADRRSA; encoded by the coding sequence GTGACCGGAACGCTGCGCTCGCGCGCCCTCGTCGCCGCATCGCCCGCCTCGCGCGGAGCCGCCTCGGCGACCCCAGCCGCGACGGCCCTCCCGCGCACAGCGGGTCGATCCGCGACCCGGTCCGCCCCGGTGGCGCCGACCCCGCTCGGCTCCGCCGTGACGGCGACCGCGACGACCGCGGAGCGCGCGGCGACGGGCCTCGCCGCCGCCCGCGACGAGAAGCGCCGGCTGACCCACGAGCGCTTCGTGCGGGCTGCGGCCGCCGCCGAGGATCCCGCGGGCGACGCCGAGCGCCGCCGGCTGCACGACCAGATCGTCCTCGACCACCTCGAGCTCGCCGACCAGCTGGCCCGCCAGCACTCGGGCCGCGCCCACGACTGGAGCGACCTCCGCCAGGTCGGCTACCTCGGCCTCGTGAAGGCCGCGCGCCGCTACGACCCGGGCTTCGGCGCGCCCTTCGTGTCGTTCGCGATCCCCACCATCTCCGGCGAGATCAAGCGCCACCTGCGGGACAACGGCTGGGTCGTGCGGCCGCCCCGCCAGATCCAGGAGCTGCGGCACGCGCTCCTCGCGGTCGTGCCCGCGCTCACGCAGCGCCTCGGCCGCACGCCCACCGACGCGGAGCTGGCCGCGCACACCGGGCACCCGCGCGAGGAGGTCGCCGAGGCGCTGGCCGCGCACTCGAGCCTGCGTCCCGCGTCCCTCGACTTCACGGTGCACGAGGAGGAGGGGACCTCGCTCGCCGAGACCCTCGGCGCCGACGACCCCGGCTTCGCGCGCGCCGAGCGCACGGTGCTGCTGGACGCCGCCCGCGGGGTGCTCAGCGACCGCGACCGGCGGATCCTGCACCTGCGCTTCGTCGACGAGTGCAGCCAGAGCGAGATCGCGGCTGAGCTCGGCGTGACCCAGATGCAGGTGTCGCGGCTGCTGGCGCGGATCCTCGGCCGGCTGCGCGCGGAGCTCACCCGCGGCGAGCCGGAGGCGCTGCCCGAGGCCGCGCCGCTCGCGGAGGTGTCGCCCATCCGCGCGGGCGTAGCGGACCGGCGCTCGGCCTGA
- a CDS encoding DNA glycosylase AlkZ-like family protein: MDPVLARFSPATREWFQGAFPGPTAAQTGAWEAVQKGSHALVVAPTGSGKTLAAFLWSIDRLASRPAPEDPMRRTRVLYISPLKALAVDVERNLRSPLVGIVQTAKRLGAEPPEVTVGVRSGDTPAADRRALARTPPDILITTPESLFLMLTSAARETLAGVETVIVDEVHAVAATKRGSHLALSLERLDALLEKPAQRIGLSATVRPPEEVARFLGGRSPVSIVSPKNTKEFDLRVIVPVDDMTELGTTAPLEGSAAQGDAPQQGSIWPHVEEGIVDLVLQHTSSIVFTNSRRLAERLTARLNEIYTGRIEEGRIDAEGRAISGGSAAADAVPVLAGAAALTSATSTSSGGGADATAFSATRRTAARPPAEVMAQAGSTEGADPVLAKAHHGSVSKEQRALIEDDLKSGRLRCVVATSSLELGIDMGDVDLVVQVEAPPSVASGLQRVGRAGHQVGEVSRGVIFPKHRADLIHSAVAAERMASGQIESLRVPANPLDVLAQQTVAAVALESVGVEEWFDIVRRSAPFATLPRSAYEATLDLLSGRYPSDEFAELRPRIVWDRDEGTIEGRPGAQRLAVTSGGTIPDRGLFGVFMVGEKASRVGELDEEMVYESRVGDVFALGATSWRIQEITHDRVLVTPAFGEPGKLPFWKGDGLGRPLELGRAIGAFVRELSGSAVDDARARAGRVGLDDRAVNNLLAFLDDQKKATGHVPNDRTLVVERFRDELGDWRVVLHSPYGMQVHAPWALAVGARVTELYGIDGATMANDDGIVVRIPETDGEPPGADLFVFEPDELDAIVTREVGGSALFASRFRECAARALLLPRYNPGRRSPLWQQRQRASQLLDVARKFPAFPIVLETVREVLQDVYDLPALTSLAKDIEARRIKIVETTTEDASPFARSLLFSYVGAFMYEGDSPLAERRAAALSLDAGLLSELLGRAELRELLDPAVIARTELELQRLAPDRRAKGLEGVADLLRILGPLDADEVAARLEPEEAGEGAAHLDALVVGKRALRVSFGGQPRVAAIEDASRLRDALGVPLPIGTPLAFVEPVADPLGDLVGRYARTHGPFTIADAATGIGLGSAVIADTLARLGAQRRVVEGEFRPGASGSEWCDVEVLRRLRSRSLAALRSEVEPVERAAYARFLPAWQHVAGADRERGLRGVDGVLQVIEQLAGAPVPASAWETLVLPARVRDYTPAFLDELTSTGEVIWSGAGTLAGADGWVSLHLADQVALTLPEPDAHDTDELQREVLTTLGTGGGYFFRQLSDAVGSTDDKALVTALWDLVWAGLVTNDTLSPLRALLAGGSTAHKTPQRAPRGRMYRGGRMPRPDMPTRTGPSTAAGRWSIVPLAETDATVRAAGTAELLLERYGVVTRGSVMTERVPGGFALTYKVLAGFEDTGRARRGYFIETLGAAQFSTGGTVDRLRGFTRDPDAGERPLNALTLAATDPANAYGAALPWPRLDGSSVDGDDGADADPAGDADGGGATATVAAAGSVDARGERPTGHRAGRKAGALVVLVDGELVLYVERGGKTVLRFDDDEAVLRAAAESLGGVVRRGGVAKLAIEKVNGAFILGTPLGTALQEHGFSATPRGLRMRS, encoded by the coding sequence ATGGATCCCGTCCTCGCGCGCTTCTCCCCGGCCACCCGGGAGTGGTTCCAGGGCGCCTTCCCCGGCCCCACCGCCGCGCAGACCGGCGCGTGGGAGGCCGTGCAGAAGGGGTCGCACGCGCTCGTCGTGGCGCCCACGGGATCCGGCAAGACGCTCGCGGCGTTCCTCTGGTCCATCGACCGGCTGGCCTCGCGACCCGCGCCGGAGGATCCGATGCGGCGCACGCGCGTCCTCTACATCTCGCCGCTCAAGGCGCTCGCTGTCGACGTGGAGCGGAACCTCCGCTCGCCGCTCGTGGGCATCGTGCAGACGGCGAAGCGGCTGGGCGCCGAGCCGCCCGAGGTCACGGTGGGCGTGCGCTCCGGCGACACCCCGGCGGCCGACCGGCGGGCGCTCGCGAGGACGCCGCCGGACATCCTCATCACCACGCCCGAGTCGCTGTTCCTCATGCTCACGTCGGCCGCGCGGGAGACGCTCGCGGGGGTCGAGACGGTCATCGTCGACGAGGTGCACGCGGTCGCGGCGACCAAGCGCGGCAGCCACCTCGCGCTCTCGCTGGAGCGGCTCGACGCGCTGCTCGAGAAGCCGGCCCAGCGGATCGGGCTGTCGGCCACCGTCCGGCCGCCCGAGGAGGTGGCGCGGTTCCTCGGCGGACGCTCGCCCGTGAGCATCGTGTCGCCCAAGAACACCAAGGAGTTCGACCTCCGGGTCATCGTGCCGGTCGACGACATGACCGAGCTCGGCACCACGGCGCCGCTCGAGGGGTCGGCGGCGCAAGGCGACGCGCCGCAGCAGGGGTCCATCTGGCCGCACGTGGAGGAGGGCATCGTCGACCTCGTGCTCCAGCACACGTCGTCCATCGTCTTCACGAACAGCAGGCGCCTGGCGGAGCGGCTCACGGCGCGGCTCAACGAGATCTACACGGGGCGCATCGAGGAGGGGCGGATCGACGCCGAGGGTCGGGCGATCTCGGGCGGGTCCGCGGCGGCGGACGCCGTGCCCGTGCTCGCGGGGGCCGCGGCGCTCACGTCGGCGACCTCCACCTCGTCGGGCGGCGGCGCCGACGCCACCGCGTTCTCCGCCACGCGCCGCACCGCCGCGCGCCCGCCCGCCGAGGTCATGGCGCAGGCCGGGAGCACCGAGGGCGCGGATCCCGTGCTCGCCAAGGCGCACCACGGATCCGTCTCCAAGGAGCAGCGGGCCCTCATCGAGGACGACCTCAAGTCCGGCCGCCTCCGCTGCGTGGTCGCCACCTCCAGCCTCGAGCTCGGCATCGACATGGGCGACGTCGACCTCGTGGTGCAGGTGGAGGCGCCGCCGTCGGTCGCGAGCGGGCTGCAGCGCGTCGGCCGCGCCGGGCACCAGGTGGGCGAGGTCTCCCGCGGCGTCATCTTCCCCAAGCACCGCGCCGACCTCATCCACTCGGCCGTCGCCGCGGAGCGCATGGCGAGCGGGCAGATCGAGTCGCTGCGCGTTCCCGCGAACCCGCTCGACGTGCTCGCGCAGCAGACCGTCGCCGCCGTGGCGCTCGAGTCCGTCGGCGTCGAGGAGTGGTTCGACATCGTGCGGCGGAGCGCGCCCTTCGCGACCCTCCCGCGCTCCGCGTACGAGGCCACGCTCGACCTGCTGAGCGGCCGCTACCCGTCCGACGAGTTCGCGGAGCTGCGGCCCCGCATCGTGTGGGACCGCGACGAGGGCACCATCGAGGGGCGGCCGGGCGCGCAGCGGCTCGCGGTCACCTCCGGCGGCACCATCCCCGACCGCGGCCTGTTCGGCGTGTTCATGGTGGGCGAGAAGGCGTCGCGCGTCGGCGAGCTCGACGAGGAGATGGTCTACGAGTCGCGCGTCGGCGACGTGTTCGCGCTGGGGGCCACGAGCTGGCGGATCCAGGAGATCACGCACGACCGCGTGCTCGTCACGCCCGCGTTCGGCGAGCCCGGCAAGCTGCCGTTCTGGAAGGGCGACGGGCTCGGCCGGCCGCTGGAGCTCGGCCGCGCCATCGGGGCGTTCGTGCGCGAGCTGTCGGGATCCGCGGTCGACGACGCCCGGGCCCGGGCCGGCCGCGTGGGCCTCGACGACCGCGCCGTGAACAACCTGCTCGCGTTCCTCGACGACCAGAAGAAGGCCACCGGCCACGTCCCGAACGACCGCACCCTCGTCGTCGAGCGCTTCCGCGACGAGCTGGGCGACTGGCGCGTGGTGCTGCACTCCCCCTACGGGATGCAGGTGCACGCGCCGTGGGCGCTCGCGGTGGGTGCGCGGGTCACCGAGCTGTACGGCATCGACGGCGCGACCATGGCCAACGACGACGGCATCGTGGTGCGCATCCCCGAGACCGACGGCGAGCCGCCGGGAGCCGACCTCTTCGTGTTCGAGCCGGACGAGCTCGACGCCATCGTCACGCGCGAGGTCGGCGGGTCCGCGCTGTTCGCCTCGCGCTTCCGCGAGTGCGCGGCCCGCGCTCTCCTGCTGCCGCGCTACAACCCCGGCCGCCGCTCGCCGCTCTGGCAGCAGCGCCAGCGGGCGTCGCAGCTGCTCGACGTCGCGCGCAAGTTCCCCGCGTTCCCCATCGTGCTGGAGACCGTGCGCGAGGTGCTGCAGGACGTCTACGACCTTCCCGCGCTCACGTCGCTCGCGAAGGACATCGAGGCCCGGCGCATCAAGATCGTCGAGACCACCACGGAGGACGCGTCGCCGTTCGCGCGCAGCCTCCTCTTCAGCTACGTCGGCGCCTTCATGTACGAGGGCGACAGCCCGCTCGCCGAGCGCCGGGCCGCGGCGCTCTCGCTCGACGCCGGGCTCCTCAGCGAGCTGCTGGGCCGGGCGGAGCTGCGCGAGCTGCTGGATCCCGCGGTCATCGCCCGCACCGAGCTGGAGCTGCAGCGGCTCGCGCCCGATCGGCGGGCGAAGGGGCTCGAGGGCGTGGCCGACCTGCTGCGGATCCTCGGCCCGCTCGACGCCGACGAGGTCGCCGCGCGCCTCGAGCCCGAGGAGGCCGGCGAGGGCGCCGCGCACCTCGACGCCCTCGTCGTCGGCAAGCGCGCGCTCCGCGTCTCGTTCGGCGGGCAGCCGCGCGTCGCCGCCATCGAGGACGCGAGCCGCCTCCGCGACGCCCTCGGGGTGCCGCTGCCCATCGGCACGCCGCTCGCCTTCGTCGAGCCCGTGGCCGATCCGCTCGGCGACCTCGTGGGCCGGTACGCGCGCACGCACGGCCCCTTCACCATCGCGGACGCGGCCACCGGCATCGGCCTCGGATCCGCCGTGATCGCCGACACGCTCGCCCGGCTCGGCGCCCAGCGGCGGGTGGTCGAGGGCGAGTTCCGGCCGGGCGCCTCCGGCAGCGAGTGGTGCGACGTCGAGGTGCTGCGGCGCCTCCGGAGCCGCTCGCTGGCGGCGCTCCGCAGCGAGGTCGAGCCGGTCGAGCGAGCCGCGTACGCGCGCTTCCTGCCGGCGTGGCAGCACGTCGCGGGCGCGGACCGCGAACGCGGGCTCCGCGGGGTCGACGGCGTGCTGCAGGTCATCGAGCAGCTCGCGGGCGCGCCCGTGCCCGCCTCCGCGTGGGAGACGCTCGTGCTGCCCGCCCGGGTGCGCGACTACACGCCCGCCTTCCTCGACGAGCTCACGTCCACGGGCGAGGTCATCTGGTCGGGCGCCGGCACGCTCGCGGGCGCCGACGGCTGGGTGAGCCTGCACCTCGCCGACCAGGTCGCGCTCACGCTGCCGGAGCCCGACGCGCACGACACCGACGAGCTGCAGCGCGAGGTCCTCACCACGCTCGGCACGGGCGGCGGCTACTTCTTCCGGCAGCTGAGCGACGCCGTCGGATCCACGGACGACAAGGCGCTCGTCACCGCGCTGTGGGACCTCGTGTGGGCGGGCCTCGTCACGAACGACACGCTCTCGCCGCTGCGGGCGCTGCTCGCGGGCGGATCCACCGCGCACAAGACCCCGCAGCGGGCGCCGCGCGGCCGCATGTACCGGGGAGGGCGGATGCCGCGGCCCGACATGCCCACGCGCACCGGGCCCTCGACGGCGGCCGGGCGGTGGTCGATCGTGCCGCTCGCCGAGACCGACGCCACCGTGCGCGCCGCGGGCACGGCCGAGCTGCTGCTCGAGCGGTACGGCGTGGTCACGCGCGGGTCGGTCATGACCGAGCGCGTGCCGGGCGGCTTCGCGCTCACCTACAAGGTGCTCGCCGGGTTCGAGGACACCGGGCGCGCGCGCCGCGGGTACTTCATCGAGACGCTGGGCGCGGCGCAGTTCTCCACGGGCGGGACGGTCGACCGGCTGCGCGGCTTCACGCGGGATCCCGACGCGGGCGAGCGGCCGCTGAACGCGCTGACGCTGGCGGCCACGGATCCGGCCAACGCGTACGGCGCGGCGCTGCCCTGGCCGCGGCTCGACGGGTCGTCGGTGGACGGCGACGACGGCGCGGACGCGGATCCCGCGGGCGACGCGGACGGCGGCGGCGCGACGGCGACGGTCGCGGCGGCCGGCAGCGTCGACGCGCGCGGCGAGCGGCCCACGGGCCACCGGGCCGGCCGCAAGGCGGGCGCGCTCGTCGTGCTGGTCGACGGCGAGCTCGTGCTCTACGTGGAGCGCGGCGGCAAGACGGTGCTGCGGTTCGACGACGACGAGGCCGTGCTGCGCGCGGCGGCGGAGTCGCTCGGCGGCGTCGTCCGGCGCGGCGGCGTGGCGAAGCTCGCGATCGAGAAGGTCAACGGCGCGTTCATCCTCGGCACCCCGCTCGGCACGGCGCTGCAAGAGCACGGATTCTCGGCCACGCCGCGCGGGCTGCGGATGCGGTCGTGA
- a CDS encoding amidase, which translates to MAARRRPRARIRRAPVLVGRGVATLALAAALAVGGLGVGTASPARALAERPAADASVSAPAVVDLNVADTVALLDSGATTSVELTRAYLARIEEYDDPRGDRKGLKAVITTNADALATAAELDAERAAGTIRGPLHGVPIVVKDNLATADMPTTAGSAALAEYRTRDDATVVARLRAAGAIVLAKTNMSEFAWHGTYTLSSARGRTANPYDLSWSASGSSGGTGAAVAAAYAPAGLGTDSCGSVLGPAAHQSLVGLRPTLGLTSTAGVVPLSPRQDVVGPLTTTVADAALLLEVLAGRDPADPLTVAADAQPGTAYVAGLRPDALAGKRIGVVRWAFEEDPEKPGLAETTALFEQAVRDLAAQGAEVVEVPLTREFVEGTLQSGGWMDMRPSIDRFLRETPATWPARVAARTAPEDVLSFADAMADRASALTDGDIAHFLGQRDVPNPEYDAAIAEQEAGRDAMDAFFVEHGVDALAMPVSATSATPTWAGTTFCDVGANTGIPTISVPAGFTSAGAPVGLELAAPRHRDGDLLAMAYAYEQATLHRVAPTATPELAVAEEPAAADDGTAAGPAPAGSAPQALGAARVTGAGVNTGAQNLAISAGLALVAGVVVACGAGLLRRRRARGSGPV; encoded by the coding sequence ATGGCCGCACGCCGACGCCCCCGCGCGCGCATCCGCCGCGCGCCCGTCCTCGTCGGCCGCGGCGTCGCGACGCTCGCCCTCGCGGCCGCGCTCGCGGTCGGCGGACTCGGCGTCGGCACCGCGTCCCCGGCCCGCGCCCTCGCCGAGCGCCCCGCGGCGGACGCAAGCGTGAGCGCCCCCGCCGTCGTCGACCTGAATGTCGCCGACACGGTCGCGCTGCTCGACTCGGGCGCCACCACCTCCGTCGAGCTGACCCGCGCCTACCTCGCGCGCATCGAGGAGTACGACGACCCGCGCGGCGACCGGAAGGGCTTGAAGGCCGTCATCACGACGAACGCGGACGCGCTCGCGACCGCCGCCGAGCTCGACGCGGAGCGCGCGGCCGGCACGATCCGCGGGCCGCTGCACGGCGTGCCGATCGTCGTCAAGGACAACCTCGCGACCGCCGACATGCCCACCACCGCCGGCAGCGCCGCGCTCGCCGAGTACCGGACGCGCGACGACGCCACGGTCGTCGCGAGGCTCCGCGCGGCCGGCGCGATCGTCCTCGCGAAGACGAACATGTCGGAGTTCGCCTGGCACGGCACCTACACGCTGAGCTCCGCGCGCGGGCGCACCGCGAACCCCTACGACCTCTCGTGGAGCGCGAGCGGATCCAGCGGCGGCACGGGCGCGGCGGTCGCGGCCGCGTACGCGCCGGCGGGCCTCGGCACCGACTCGTGCGGATCCGTGCTCGGCCCGGCCGCGCACCAGAGCCTCGTCGGGCTCCGGCCGACCCTCGGCCTCACGAGCACGGCCGGCGTCGTGCCGCTCTCGCCGCGGCAGGACGTGGTCGGCCCGCTCACCACGACGGTCGCCGACGCCGCGCTCCTCCTGGAGGTGCTCGCGGGGCGCGACCCGGCGGATCCGCTCACGGTCGCCGCCGACGCGCAGCCCGGCACCGCGTACGTGGCCGGCCTCCGCCCCGACGCGCTCGCGGGCAAGCGGATCGGCGTCGTGCGCTGGGCGTTCGAGGAGGACCCCGAGAAGCCGGGCCTCGCCGAGACGACCGCGCTGTTCGAGCAGGCCGTGCGCGACCTCGCGGCGCAGGGCGCCGAGGTGGTCGAGGTCCCGCTCACGCGCGAGTTCGTCGAGGGGACGCTGCAGAGCGGCGGCTGGATGGACATGCGCCCGTCCATCGACCGCTTCCTCCGTGAGACACCCGCGACCTGGCCGGCCCGCGTCGCCGCGCGCACCGCGCCCGAGGACGTCCTCTCGTTCGCCGACGCGATGGCGGACCGCGCGAGCGCGCTCACGGACGGCGACATCGCCCACTTCCTCGGTCAGCGCGACGTCCCGAACCCCGAGTACGACGCGGCGATCGCCGAGCAGGAGGCGGGCAGGGACGCGATGGACGCGTTCTTCGTCGAGCACGGCGTCGACGCCCTCGCGATGCCCGTGAGCGCCACCAGCGCGACGCCGACCTGGGCGGGCACCACCTTCTGCGACGTCGGCGCGAACACCGGGATCCCCACGATCTCCGTGCCGGCCGGCTTCACGTCGGCGGGCGCGCCCGTGGGGCTCGAGCTCGCCGCGCCCCGGCACCGGGACGGCGACCTGCTCGCGATGGCCTACGCGTACGAGCAGGCGACGCTGCACCGGGTCGCGCCCACGGCCACGCCGGAGCTGGCGGTGGCCGAGGAGCCCGCGGCAGCCGACGACGGGACGGCGGCGGGCCCCGCCCCCGCCGGATCCGCTCCCCAGGCGCTCGGCGCCGCCCGCGTCACGGGCGCCGGCGTCAACACCGGCGCGCAGAACCTCGCCATCTCCGCGGGCCTCGCGCTCGTCGCCGGCGTCGTGGTCGCCTGCGGAGCCGGCCTCCTCCGCCGACGCCGCGCCCGGGGATCCGGACCCGTCTGA
- a CDS encoding ANTAR domain-containing protein produces the protein MEQRRSALPARVVAAIHSAADRSSGVDLLLAALLDASSATGAAVVLPRGAGIAVAGETGPALAELLRGPGPATGSGLLIVALGDEPAVRPGAAGVVALHRGSAALGEDDLVVAEEVAVHARIALAAWDSAEDLARGLASRSLIGQAQGILMERFSLDADRAFQVLRRHSQDGNVKLVEVARRVVETGALPSA, from the coding sequence ATGGAGCAGCGCCGGTCCGCCCTGCCCGCCCGCGTCGTCGCCGCGATCCACTCCGCCGCCGATCGTTCCTCCGGGGTCGACCTCCTGCTCGCCGCCCTCCTCGACGCGTCTTCCGCGACCGGCGCGGCCGTGGTCCTGCCGCGCGGAGCCGGGATCGCGGTGGCCGGGGAGACCGGGCCGGCGCTCGCCGAGCTGCTGCGGGGGCCGGGGCCGGCGACCGGGTCCGGCCTGCTGATCGTGGCCCTGGGGGACGAGCCGGCCGTGCGCCCGGGTGCCGCCGGCGTCGTCGCGCTGCACCGCGGATCCGCCGCGCTCGGCGAGGACGACCTGGTCGTCGCCGAGGAGGTCGCCGTGCACGCGCGCATCGCGCTCGCCGCGTGGGACTCCGCGGAGGACCTCGCCCGCGGGCTCGCGTCGCGCTCGCTCATCGGGCAGGCGCAGGGGATCCTCATGGAGCGCTTCTCGCTCGACGCCGACCGCGCGTTCCAGGTCCTCCGCCGTCACTCGCAGGACGGCAACGTGAAGCTCGTCGAGGTCGCGCGTCGCGTGGTCGAGACGGGCGCGCTGCCCTCGGCCTGA
- a CDS encoding amino acid permease, with translation MSLFRTKSIESSLADAAGGERSLTRSLGTWDLMLMGVAVAVGAGIFSVGAKAAGNYAGPSVTLAFVLAAVTCGLAIMCYAEFASAVPVAGSAYTFTYATMGELLAWIIGWDLILEMLTAAAVIAKYWGIYLESALQLAGLDIPATVTVFGLGISWGAVLITGIFTVLLVLGTKLSSRVSSVFTVLKVAVVLFVIVVGAFYVKAENYAPFIPPQQPAEGKAADVWTQSLFSWASGQEPTQYGLYGLLAGASLVFFAFIGFDVVATSAEEVKDPQRTLPRGIFAGLAVVTVLYVLVTLVLTGMVPYTVLADAEDPSLTTAFTAVGAGWAAQVISIGTLLGLTTVLMVLLLGLARVVFAMSRDGLLPRGLSRTSAKRRTPVRVQIIAGVVVAALAGFTDVGVLEEMINIGTLSAFVLVSIGVIVLRRKRPDIRASFRVPFMPWLPILSAVLCIWLMLNLTTLTWVRFVVWLAIGFAIYFLYGRRHSVLGKEEARIAAGGEPAPELPSASTPRD, from the coding sequence ATGAGCCTGTTCCGCACGAAGAGCATCGAGTCGTCGCTCGCCGACGCCGCGGGAGGCGAGCGCAGCCTCACCCGCTCGCTCGGCACCTGGGACCTCATGCTCATGGGCGTGGCCGTCGCGGTCGGCGCCGGCATCTTCTCCGTCGGCGCGAAGGCGGCCGGCAACTACGCGGGCCCGTCGGTCACGCTCGCGTTCGTGCTCGCCGCCGTCACGTGCGGCCTCGCGATCATGTGCTACGCCGAGTTCGCGTCGGCCGTGCCGGTCGCGGGCAGCGCGTACACGTTCACCTACGCGACCATGGGCGAGCTGCTCGCCTGGATCATCGGCTGGGACCTCATCCTCGAGATGCTCACCGCGGCAGCCGTCATCGCCAAGTACTGGGGCATCTACCTGGAGTCGGCGCTGCAGCTCGCGGGGCTCGACATCCCCGCCACCGTCACGGTCTTCGGTCTCGGGATCAGCTGGGGCGCCGTGCTCATCACCGGGATCTTCACCGTGCTGCTCGTGCTCGGCACCAAGCTCTCCAGCCGCGTCTCGAGCGTCTTCACCGTGCTCAAGGTCGCGGTCGTCCTGTTCGTGATCGTCGTGGGCGCCTTCTACGTGAAGGCCGAGAACTACGCGCCCTTCATCCCGCCGCAGCAGCCCGCCGAGGGCAAGGCCGCCGACGTCTGGACCCAGTCCCTCTTCTCGTGGGCGAGCGGCCAGGAGCCCACGCAGTACGGCCTCTACGGCCTGCTCGCCGGCGCCTCGCTCGTCTTCTTCGCGTTCATCGGCTTCGACGTCGTCGCCACGAGCGCCGAGGAGGTCAAGGACCCGCAGCGCACCCTGCCGCGCGGCATCTTCGCGGGCCTCGCGGTCGTCACCGTGCTCTACGTGCTCGTGACCCTCGTGCTCACGGGCATGGTGCCGTACACGGTGCTCGCCGACGCCGAGGACCCGTCGCTCACGACCGCGTTCACCGCGGTGGGCGCCGGATGGGCGGCGCAGGTCATCTCCATCGGCACGCTGCTCGGCCTCACCACCGTGCTCATGGTGCTGCTGCTCGGCCTCGCGCGCGTGGTGTTCGCGATGAGCCGCGACGGCCTGCTGCCGCGCGGCCTCAGCCGCACCTCGGCGAAGCGCCGGACGCCGGTGCGCGTGCAGATCATCGCGGGCGTCGTGGTCGCGGCCCTCGCCGGCTTCACCGACGTGGGCGTGCTGGAGGAGATGATCAACATCGGCACGCTGTCCGCGTTCGTGCTGGTGAGCATCGGCGTGATCGTGCTGCGTCGCAAGCGACCGGACATCCGCGCGTCGTTCCGTGTGCCCTTCATGCCGTGGCTGCCGATCCTCTCGGCCGTGCTCTGCATCTGGCTGATGCTCAACCTCACGACCCTCACCTGGGTGCGCTTCGTCGTCTGGCTCGCGATCGGCTTCGCGATCTACTTCCTCTACGGCCGCCGCCACTCGGTGCTCGGCAAGGAGGAGGCGCGGATCGCGGCGGGCGGCGAGCCCGCGCCCGAGCTGCCGTCGGCGTCGACGCCGCGGGACTGA
- a CDS encoding Fpg/Nei family DNA glycosylase, translated as MPEGDTVYRTAAHLHEAIGGRVLTRSDFRVPKHATLDLVGREVDEVVSVGKHILHRVDDVTIHSHLKMEGSWHIYQHGTAWRRPAFEARVVLETAERVTVGFSLGVLEVIPRDQEHTVVGHLGPDILGPGWDDAQAEEVVRRIAAQPDRPIGLALLDQRNAAGIGNVYRAELCFLRGVLPTRPVREVPDLPAMVALARRTMRANRDRIERTTTGDLRRGRTDWVYGRKGKPCLRCGTRILQGQLGDPVRPGMGSQDRVTYWCPRCQT; from the coding sequence GTGCCTGAGGGCGACACCGTCTACCGCACCGCCGCGCACCTGCACGAGGCCATCGGCGGCCGGGTGCTCACGCGCAGCGACTTCCGCGTGCCGAAGCACGCGACGCTCGACCTCGTCGGGCGCGAGGTCGACGAGGTCGTGAGCGTCGGGAAGCACATCCTCCACCGGGTCGACGACGTCACGATCCACAGCCACCTCAAGATGGAGGGGTCCTGGCACATCTACCAGCACGGCACCGCGTGGCGGCGGCCGGCGTTCGAGGCGCGCGTCGTGCTCGAGACGGCGGAGCGCGTCACGGTGGGCTTCTCGCTGGGGGTGCTCGAGGTGATCCCGCGCGACCAGGAGCACACGGTCGTCGGGCACCTGGGGCCGGACATCCTCGGCCCAGGGTGGGATGACGCGCAGGCGGAGGAGGTCGTGCGGCGCATCGCCGCCCAGCCCGACCGTCCCATCGGCCTCGCGCTCCTCGACCAGCGGAACGCGGCCGGAATCGGCAACGTCTACCGCGCCGAGCTCTGCTTCCTCCGCGGCGTGCTGCCCACGCGGCCGGTGCGCGAGGTGCCGGACCTGCCCGCGATGGTCGCGCTCGCCCGCCGCACCATGCGCGCCAACCGCGACCGCATCGAGCGCACCACCACGGGCGACCTCCGCCGCGGCCGCACCGACTGGGTCTACGGGCGCAAGGGCAAGCCGTGCCTGCGATGCGGCACGCGCATCCTGCAGGGCCAGCTCGGCGACCCCGTGCGGCCCGGCATGGGCTCGCAGGACCGGGTCACCTACTGGTGCCCGCGCTGCCAGACCTGA
- a CDS encoding PspC domain-containing protein, protein MATLMRPRRGKIIAGVCAALADRFGISRFLVRLLFVISIVLPGPQVLLYLILWIVFPKQR, encoded by the coding sequence ATGGCCACCCTCATGCGTCCCCGTCGCGGGAAGATCATCGCCGGCGTCTGCGCCGCGCTCGCCGACCGCTTCGGCATCAGCCGCTTCCTCGTCCGCCTGCTCTTCGTGATCTCGATCGTGCTGCCGGGCCCGCAGGTGCTGCTGTACCTGATCCTCTGGATCGTCTTCCCCAAGCAGCGCTGA